One genomic window of Methanosarcina acetivorans C2A includes the following:
- a CDS encoding HdeD family acid-resistance protein: MEQAATEYRAVEYEVLQVPWWLVVLEGIISVIIGLFLLFSPVATTITLVQILGIFWFLGGVISIISLLVDREDMGWKLLSGVIGILIGIVVFVYPYSPFVILSLFVIILGILSIVYGAIRLFWALKGGGIGVAILGILTIILGILLLVNPLAGAAILPWIYGIFLVIGGIAALIGGLKMKSGKNNPYAG; this comes from the coding sequence ATGGAACAGGCAGCTACAGAATACCGTGCCGTGGAGTATGAGGTACTGCAGGTCCCCTGGTGGCTGGTTGTACTTGAAGGGATTATTTCCGTCATCATTGGCTTATTTCTTTTATTTTCACCTGTAGCAACAACCATAACACTGGTTCAGATACTTGGAATCTTCTGGTTTCTGGGAGGAGTTATTTCAATCATTTCACTGCTGGTAGACAGAGAGGACATGGGCTGGAAACTGCTTTCCGGTGTCATAGGTATACTTATCGGAATTGTGGTATTTGTATACCCATACAGCCCCTTTGTAATTCTGTCACTTTTCGTAATCATACTGGGGATCCTGAGTATTGTATATGGGGCAATCAGACTTTTTTGGGCCCTCAAAGGAGGAGGAATAGGAGTGGCAATTCTCGGAATCCTGACAATTATCCTCGGGATACTCCTGCTGGTCAACCCCCTGGCAGGTGCTGCTATCCTGCCCTGGATATATGGGATTTTCCTTGTTATAGGCGGGATTGCAGCACTGATT